One window of Lytechinus variegatus isolate NC3 chromosome 2, Lvar_3.0, whole genome shotgun sequence genomic DNA carries:
- the LOC121407701 gene encoding dual specificity protein phosphatase 22-like, producing MGNGMSEVLKGIYVGNFRDSKDETQLNNNNITHILSIHDNAKPLRPDKEYLCFSADDAPGQNLIQFFGESNNFIHKCRLEGGNVLIHCLAGVSRSVTLTVAYMMTVTDYKWEDCLRAVKTCRTVAHPNFGFQRQLQEYEYSKLTEFKQDIRLRFPEYSADEDIKKMQALLEKYHQESKDANQGRDPHEGFIYPLPRNAYNIRLKKEKEARERAAESQGSATGMTESTTASATLEESSKNMEMAFADQQD from the exons ATGGGGAATGGAATGAGTGAG GTCTTGAAAGGAATCTATGTTGGCAACTTCAGAG ATTCAAAAGATGAGACACAGCTGAACAATAATAACATCACACACATCCTATCAATACATGACAATGCCAAGCCTTTAAGACCA GATAAAGAGTACCTCTGTTTTTCTGCAGATGATGCACCGGGACAAAATTT aatacaattttttggaGAGAGTAATAACTTTATCCATAAATGCAGACTAGAAGGCGGCAATGTTCTTATACATTG CCTCGCTGGTGTATCTCGAAGTGTCACCCTTACTGTGGCGTATATGATGACCGTTACTGATTATAAATGGGAGGACTGTCTGCGGGCGGTGAAGACATGCAGAACAGTGGCACATCCTAACTTTGGTTTCCAGAGACAACTACaagaatatgaatattcaaagtTAACAGAA TTCAAGCAGGACATCAGGCTTCGGTTCCCTGAATATTCAGCGGATGAAGACATCAAGAAGATGCAGGCCCTTCTGGAGAAATACCACCAAGAAAGTAAGGATGCCAACCAGGGCCGAGACCCTCATGAGGGTTTCATCTACCCCCTCCCAAGAAACGCCTACAATATTAGACtcaagaaggagaaggaggcgAGGGAAAGAGCAGCAGAGTCTCAGGGATCAGCAACGGGAATGACTGAATCAACGACAGCATCAGCAACCTTGGAGGAATCATCGAAGAACATGGAAATGGCCTTTGCAGATCAACAAGATTGA